Sequence from the Cucurbita pepo subsp. pepo cultivar mu-cu-16 chromosome LG02, ASM280686v2, whole genome shotgun sequence genome:
ACCATACAAGTCAAAGAGTCACAAGTACGACACGTGTAAGGGGCATAGAGTACAAGTCGTTCATACCTTGTACAATTCATCTCACCAATCCAATAGTAAAATCACTTATTTGGTTGACCCAAGCAGTCactaaattttctaaattactaTTTGTTTGATCCTACTCACCTAGGTTTTGTTTCGAAATTGACTCCCAACCTAATTAAAGGTTGGTCCTACTTATCAAGGTGAAATCTACTATCATACTGTTATTAAACCGAGACTTCGTTCAATTTATCACTATGAAATTAATTGAGTTCATTGAATTTATCACTATGAActtaattcatttcatttaatatcatagttttgaactaaaaaaattacatattcAAACTCTATTACATATATAGtcaaactaaaaacaaataattttattctgGGCTACCAGACATTTGttcaaactaaaactaaaatcaGTTGATAATACTTCCTTGAAATAGGATTTTTGAATTCTCCACCCTACATTTAATTATATGctctctcttttctatttttactcTCTATATAATCTCAACAACAGCTCCATCCAAAAACACGTTGGATATGATCCACTAACAAAATATATCGAgacaacaacaaagagaatagaaaagagtttcttttttagttgttgcttttttttattatttgtttcggTGTATTTAGACAGTTGGTCATATCCAACGTCATCAAAACTGTCACAAACCCATAATcatgcctctctctctcctactGCTCTCCCTATTCGGTCTCTTATTCTCCCCATCAaactccctctccctctccttccCTCTGACCTCCCATTCTGTCTCCTCCCAAGAAGCCTCCCTTTCCCTCTCCTCCAAAACCAAATCCCATGGGAAGTTCCCCTTCCAGTACTCCAACGCCCTTGTGGTGTCTGTTCCCATTGGATCGCCACCGCAGCAGATGGACATGGTCGTAGACACCGGCAGCCAACTGTCCTGGATTCAATGCCACGGCAAAGTAAGGAGAAAATCAGTGAAGTCCATGATTAATGTGTTTGACCCTTATCtctcctcctctttctctttccttccctGTAACACCACTCTGTGCAGACCCCGAATTCCCGATTTTACCCTTCCTACTTCTTGTGACCCAACTCGCCACTGCCACTACTCCTACTTCTACGCGGATGGGACCCTGGCTGAGGGTAATCTCGTCACTGAAAAATTCACCTTCTCCAATTCCTTAACTACCCGCTCCCTCCTTCTGGGCTGCGCTTTGGCCTCCACCCAAAACAGGGGTATGTTGGGAATGAATATTGGACGCCTCTCCTTCATCTCCCAGGCCAAAATATCCAAGTTTTCCTATTGCGTTCCGGATCGAACCGGGTCGGATCTAACCGGCTTGTTCTACCTTGGAGACAACCCCAACTCCGCTAAATTCAAATACGTCAACATGTTGACTTTCCCCAAAAGTCGACGCTCCCCGAATCTTGACAAGTTGGCCTACACCCTCCCGATGAAGGGGATAATAATAGGCAACAACAAACTCAACATCTCGCCCGCCGTTTTCAAACCGGACCCATCTGGGGCCGGTCAGACCATGATCGACTCCGGCTCCGATTTGACGTATTTGGTAGATGAGGCCTACAGCAAGGTCAGAGAAGAGATGGTTAGATTAGTGGGGCCTATGATGAAGAAAGGATACGAATACGCTGCTGTCGCCGACATGTGTTTCGACGGCGcagtggcggcggcggtgggtCGGAGGATCGGCGACATGTGGTTCCAGTTTGAGAATGGGGTGGAGATATTGGTCGGGAAAGGGGAAGGGTTATTGACGGAAGTGGAGAAAGGGGTCAAGTGTGTGGGGATCGGACGGTCAGATAGACTTGTGACTGAGAGTAATATAATCGGGAACGTTCATCAGCAGAATATGTGGGTGGAGTACGATCTGAGCAATAAGAGAATTGGGTTTGGTGTTGCTAAGTGTAGTGGATTGAAGGCATGATCATGGACGGTGGAGATTCATACTATTCTTTTGTGTATCTATTTatattaccaaattttgtttttaacaaaatttgttgTAATATCAATACTTATTGGTGAAGTATATGACTATGAaatagtttgtttttttaagtttcataCTTCctaaatacaatttaatgggttaatttataaaattttcaaaataaataaataactaaactTGTTCTCCCACTAGGTACtcctaaatataatttaatggatttatttataaaatttgcaaaataaataaataactaaactTGCTCCCCCACTAGGCACAACTAAAACTACCTCATTAACGTGCCTTCTATAACTCATGTAACTTACTAAGGGTGACAACTCGACTATATATACCACATAGACCTCAATCCCTCTTGGCTAGTTCATTAATAGGACCTATATAGGTCACGATCTcatgtatatatattgatgTGTACACTGAGGATTACATGGTGAGCTTTGATTCGATCACTGAGGATTACATGGTGAGCTTTGATTCGATCACTGAGGATTACATGGTGAGCTTTGATTCGATAACAAACCTCAATCTGGATGA
This genomic interval carries:
- the LOC111787539 gene encoding aspartic proteinase PCS1-like yields the protein MPLSLLLLSLFGLLFSPSNSLSLSFPLTSHSVSSQEASLSLSSKTKSHGKFPFQYSNALVVSVPIGSPPQQMDMVVDTGSQLSWIQCHGKVRRKSVKSMINVFDPYLSSSFSFLPCNTTLCRPRIPDFTLPTSCDPTRHCHYSYFYADGTLAEGNLVTEKFTFSNSLTTRSLLLGCALASTQNRGMLGMNIGRLSFISQAKISKFSYCVPDRTGSDLTGLFYLGDNPNSAKFKYVNMLTFPKSRRSPNLDKLAYTLPMKGIIIGNNKLNISPAVFKPDPSGAGQTMIDSGSDLTYLVDEAYSKVREEMVRLVGPMMKKGYEYAAVADMCFDGAVAAAVGRRIGDMWFQFENGVEILVGKGEGLLTEVEKGVKCVGIGRSDRLVTESNIIGNVHQQNMWVEYDLSNKRIGFGVAKCSGLKA